GTTCAGCAGATTGATGACGAGCGACTGCACGCGCCTAGTCCGCCTGCGCCGCAACGGTGATCGCGTCGAGCGCCGCGCGCAGATCGGCGGGCAGATTCACCGGACGTCGCGTGACGCGATCCACGTAGACATGCACGAAGTGACCTTGCGCGGCGGGCGCTGCTTCGCCCTCCTTGAAGAGTCCGACTTCGTAGCGCACGCTCGATGTTCCGAGCCGCACCACCCGCAAGCCCGCCTCGACGCGCTCCGGAAACACCAGCGGCGCGAAGTAGTTGCAGTGCGTTT
The sequence above is a segment of the Paraburkholderia sp. D15 genome. Coding sequences within it:
- a CDS encoding thioesterase family protein, giving the protein MNKPAPAARHAYPHFLPITTRWMDNDVYGHVNNVIYYSYFDTVVNEYLIRAGVLDFEHGATIGLVVETHCNYFAPLVFPERVEAGLRVVRLGTSSVRYEVGLFKEGEAAPAAQGHFVHVYVDRVTRRPVNLPADLRAALDAITVAAQAD